A single Pseudoalteromonas phenolica DNA region contains:
- a CDS encoding sensor histidine kinase encodes MSFVLKSLANGDSSLGLSKHHPMHSHLEEIKENIQSARFNAEQQAHFLQALLVHIDLAVVVCDDTGDVIESNPAVAKLLGKAVRHCNDLAHIAPLVESCDRSLKTIANWQYGEQQDTLSIQVSVAHIQGKIRKIITLHSIRDALQNKEQQAYKRLTKVLTHEVANSITPLASIAQSCESLLPETLSFDDEEDKDDLAMALKTLAKRTEYLGDFIGRFREVSNLPAPTLNPEQLAPLVEGVFQLHQQTCSAAKIDLQLDVSHSQLTMLDSAQVEQVLINLTKNAIEAVQQNSSDTSASVQLKTGCNEAGQHYVEVSDNGPGVAEHVVDMMFVPFFTTKQKGSGIGLSLSRQIMLNHGGDLIYIQREQGACFRCVFG; translated from the coding sequence ATGAGTTTTGTTTTAAAGTCTTTGGCGAATGGCGATAGCTCTCTGGGGTTAAGTAAACACCACCCTATGCATAGCCACCTTGAAGAGATCAAAGAAAACATTCAGAGTGCACGCTTTAATGCCGAGCAACAGGCGCACTTTTTACAGGCCTTATTAGTCCATATTGATTTAGCCGTCGTGGTGTGTGATGACACAGGTGACGTGATCGAATCAAACCCTGCCGTTGCTAAATTACTCGGCAAAGCAGTTCGCCACTGTAATGATTTGGCGCATATCGCGCCTTTAGTCGAAAGTTGTGACCGCAGCCTCAAAACCATTGCTAATTGGCAATATGGTGAACAGCAAGACACCTTGTCTATACAAGTAAGTGTCGCCCATATTCAAGGCAAGATCCGCAAAATTATTACCCTGCACTCAATTCGTGATGCCTTACAAAACAAAGAGCAACAAGCCTATAAGCGGCTTACCAAAGTGCTCACCCATGAAGTTGCCAACTCCATCACGCCACTCGCTTCCATTGCACAAAGCTGTGAAAGCCTTTTACCAGAAACACTCTCCTTTGATGATGAAGAAGACAAAGACGATTTGGCTATGGCGTTAAAAACGCTGGCAAAACGCACCGAATATTTAGGTGACTTTATCGGTCGCTTTAGAGAAGTCAGTAATTTACCTGCACCCACGCTTAATCCTGAGCAACTCGCGCCATTAGTTGAAGGCGTATTTCAGCTTCATCAACAAACTTGTAGCGCAGCCAAGATTGATTTACAACTGGACGTGTCGCATTCTCAATTAACTATGTTAGATAGCGCACAAGTAGAGCAAGTACTTATTAACTTAACCAAGAATGCCATTGAAGCCGTGCAACAAAACAGCAGCGACACTTCAGCAAGCGTGCAATTAAAAACAGGCTGTAATGAAGCAGGCCAGCACTATGTTGAAGTCAGTGATAACGGCCCGGGCGTAGCAGAGCATGTGGTCGATATGATGTTCGTACCGTTTTTTACTACCAAGCAAAAAGGCTCAGGCATTGGCTTGAGTTTATCTCGACAAATCATGTTAAACCATGGTGGAGATTTAATTTATATTCAACGAGAACAAGGCGCCTGTTTTAGATGCGTATTTGGATGA